The sequence below is a genomic window from Arthrobacter sp. U41.
GGCAGGATCCCGCAGGGGCGCCCAGTGCATCGCGGTGTTGAAGGAATCCTTGAAGGCCGTCGTGGGACCGGCCAGGTCGAAGTCCACCAGACCGGCGGCGCGGCCGTCCCGGACCACGACGTTTTGCGGGGTGACGTCCAGGTGGCAGACAAGTTCGGCCGGATCCTGCCGGACCGGGCGGGGCGGGAACGGGTGGGCGTCCGGCACAAACGCGGCCGAGGCCGCATGCAGCCGGCGCAGCAGCTGCGCCACGGAAACCAGGAGCTCCTCGGACTGGACCCAGGCCTCCGGGACGGGCCCGGCGCACTGTCCGGGCAGGAAAGTCAGCACGTCCCTGCCCTCCGCGTCCCGGCCGAGGAACCGCGGGGACCCGTCGAAACCGGCATCTTCCAGCCAGTCGAGGTACGCGGCGACGGCCAGGGACTGCGGCTGGTGCGGGCGGCGGACGGTTCCGCCGGCCCGCAGCACACCTGCGGTGACATCGCCCACCGGCATAAGTTCGACGTCGGACCCCTCGCCTGCGGCGGGGACGTGGACGCGGGACTCAAGCGGTGCGCGGTGCCTGGAGCTCATCGCGAGGCTACCCGGCGTCGAACATGATGACCTGGCGCACCGCTTTCCCGTCGGCGAGCTGGTCCATGGCCTGGTTGATGTCGGCCAGGCCGATGCGCGCCGAGATCAGCTCCTCGACCGGCAGTTTTCCTTCACGCCAGAGCTGGGCGTACTTGGGAATGTCCCGGGCCGGCACCGCGGAGCCAAGGTAGCTGCCGACGATTGTCCGGGCCTCGGCGGTGATGGTCAGCGGCGAGATCTGGGCACGGGCGTCCGGGTGCGGCAGGCCGGCGGTGATCGTGGTGCCGCCCACCGCGGTCGCGGC
It includes:
- a CDS encoding phosphotransferase, producing MSSRHRAPLESRVHVPAAGEGSDVELMPVGDVTAGVLRAGGTVRRPHQPQSLAVAAYLDWLEDAGFDGSPRFLGRDAEGRDVLTFLPGQCAGPVPEAWVQSEELLVSVAQLLRRLHAASAAFVPDAHPFPPRPVRQDPAELVCHLDVTPQNVVVRDGRAAGLVDFDLAGPTTAFKDSFNTAMHWAPLRDPADAWPGWEATDPFRRLRIFADAYGWNEEERRRLPAFGIEATALSHERMQHNARTLGGGWARMWDEGVGGMIRRRGTWLEDNAGRLVAALTG